The genomic window GGCGGGCGTTCATGGTAAACCCTCCAAGCATATTCGTCAAGCGAGAACGAACgaaatcttcttcttctgctgctactactactaGTGCCATGATCATCAACAGAGTCAATGTTCCACTGCTCACACTCCTCATCCTCCACCTCCATCAATGGTGATAGTGGGGAGATAATGGTATCCAAAGGAAGGGTTAGTAGCAGGGTTATAGATATTTCGCTAGATTCATTGCAGGAGAAGGGTTGAGGCAAGCCTCTTACCTTCTTGAATCTCCCGTTGCTCCAAACCTACCAACAAAGAGCAAGGAAATTTCAAAAAACAGAGCAAAGAAGCATAAATGTTAGCATATATCTTAGCATCTATACTTTTGCTTCTACTTTTAGCAGTAATATAACAGATAAAATTTAGGCTTCCCTGCTGCAgctaaaagttgaaaaaaaaaatactactaGCATCAGATCAAAGGATGTATTGCATGGCTACGACGTCGTTTGGAattatgggtataaaatattactataaTAATTTAGCTTGTACTCAAAATCTGTgagcctaattattattattattagagtctTTGAttcttatattataataatattttttttattagatgtgAGATAATTAGAGTATCAGAATTTTATTTACTTACTTTCGTAAATAATAACATATTACGTGAATTGCACATGATTAAATCTCTGCATATTTTTACTCCAATTTCTTTGGGCCAAAAGTGATGGGCCGAGTTTTAAATTGCTGATGAACAAAAAAGGACGAGGAGACCGAGTCAACTCACCTGAGCGATGTCGCCGAGCGTGACGAGCACGGAGTAGTCGCGGGGCTCCACCGCGACCCACTCGCCCGAGTCGCCGTGCACCCAACTCGGCTCCTCCGCCTCGTAGCGCAACCCCACCACGTACGGATACCTTTTACTCCtcatcctctcctctccctcctcgccTCCTCTTCCCCGGTTCGTTGAGACCCACATCAAACACCTCGCCCTCGTCGCATCCCCGAACGGATCCACCTCGAACCCTCCCGCTCCCATGGCCGCGAGCATCCCCACCACCCCCATCGCCGCCCTCTTCAAGCACCTCCCGAACTCCACCAGCGATCTCAAACCCTCGCGATCGCCGCGATCGCCACGATCGTCGACGTCGAGGACGAGGATCGGGTCGGAtacttcgtcgtcgtcgtcgtcgatttG from Ananas comosus cultivar F153 linkage group 23, ASM154086v1, whole genome shotgun sequence includes these protein-coding regions:
- the LOC109728334 gene encoding uncharacterized protein LOC109728334, whose translation is MEEKYFEATGATPGVNTGFLGKHLHSLSLLQKPNRVTRTQFVPKTPITLLHIWLPPPPAPLVSLRNPRRDLLLSAAADLGFFHLADHGVPAHLHASALLESRSLLASPSPPDLSPLGFPQIDDDDDEVSDPILVLDVDDRGDRGDREGLRSLVEFGRCLKRAAMGVVGMLAAMGAGGFEVDPFGDATRARCLMWVSTNRGRGGEEGEERMRSKRYPYVVGLRYEAEEPSWVHGDSGEWVAVEPRDYSVLVTLGDIAQVWSNGRFKKVRGLPQPFSCNESSEISITLLLTLPLDTIISPLSPLMEVEDEECEQWNIDSVDDHGTSSSSSRRRRFRSFSLDEYAWRVYHERPPFKDPLIRYRI